GTGAGCGACGAACTCGCCCTCGCCGAGCTGGCCCAGTCTGCTGCGGCCACCCCCAGCGAGCCTGTGCCCACGCCGGTTCGGCCGATGCTGGGCTCCGTTTCGGTGACCGGTGTGCCACCGGAACGGGTGACCATCAAGGCGCCCGCCGAGGCGGTGGACGTCGTCGCCGCGTGAGCGTTCGCGCGTGCGTGGCATGAACGAACGGTGCTGATCGGGCGCCGAGACGTGGTGAGGCCCCGGCCGGGGTTCTCCGGGTGACCCGGAGGGGTGTCGGTCGGGGTTTTCGCTTGCCTGCGGATCCTGTGCGGAGCCTGTGCGGCTCCTGCCTGCGGAGCTTGCCTGTGGGTGGCCCGGCGTCGCCGTGTCTGATTTGTGTGCGTTTGCCGGTGGTGCGTGCGGCCGTCATCGTTGAGGGGATGGCGGGGGGCAGTCCACGGAGGTGCGGATGTACGTCGTGAAGAGCCCGTTGTCGGACGCGAGCCTGAAGACCGTGTCCGAGGCGCTGCAAGGTGCCCTCGTCGACCTGGTGGACCTCGCCCTGGTGGCGAAGCAGATCCACTGGAACGTGGTGGGGCCGCGCTTCCGTTCCGTGCACCTCCAGCTGGACGAGGTCGTCGACACCGCGCGGAAGCACTCCGACACCGTGGCGGAGCGCGCCGCCGCGCTCGGGATCCCGCCGGACGGGCGGGCCGCAACGGTGGCCGTCGGCAGTGGGATCGGAGTGACGCCCGAGGGGTGGGTCGACGACACGACCGCCGTGGGCACGCTCGTCGAGGCGCTGGGCGCGGTGATCGCGCGGATGCGGGAGCGGGTGGAGGCGACCGGGGAGCCGGATCCGGTGAGCCAGGACATCTTCATCGGGATCACCGCGGACCTGGAGAAGCATCACTGGATGTTCCAGGCCGAGAACGGGTGACCGGAGCCGGCGCGGCAGCGGGTGCGGGCGCGGGGCCGGCCGGGGGCGCCGCCGCTCGGCGCGGAGGGGTGCGCGGTGCGCCTGTGTGCCCGTGGTGCGCCCTGCCCGCGGGGCCGGGCGGCCGAATAGCGTCGGGCCGGAGGTGGCGGCCATGGCGGGGATAGAGCGCTGGGGGGTCCGGCGCTGGGGGGTCCGGCGCTGGGGGATGCGCGGGGGTCTGCTCGGGCTGGGGGTGCTGTGGTGGTGGGCTGTGCTCCGGCTCGCGGTGGTGCCCGGCGCGGGGGTGCTGGAGGCCGCGGTCGCGGCGGGCGGGTGGGGTCTGAGTGTGCTGCCGGTGCACTGCGTGGCGAAGGGTCGGGCGCAGGGGGCGGTTGGTTCGGGGCGGTGGCGGAGGGTCTGGGCAGTGGGAGGTCGGGGAGTGGTGGCGCGGGGGCGGGGTGTGGTGGTGCGGCGGGGGTGAGTGGAAGTGGTCGTGGGTGGCTCGTGGGTGATCGCGCGGCAGGAGTGCGGCGATCGCGCGGCGGGGGTGCGGTGATCGCGCGGCGGGGGTGCGGCTGTAGGTAGTGGGGCTGCGGGCGTGGGTGGCTGTCGGAGGTCGAGCCGCGCGGGTGTGTGGCCGGCCGTGGTTGAGTGGTGGGGCGGTGGCTGTCTGATCGGCGGGGCGCGCGCTACCACGGCATGGCCACGCCCCCGTTCGGGCGGAGGATCTGGCCCGTGGTGAAGGCCGAGGCGTCGGATGCCAGGTGCAGGACCGCGTGGGCGATGTCCTCGGGCTCGCCGACCCGGCCCAGGGGTGACATGCGGGCCATGACGGACTCCGTGCGCGTCTGGGCCTCGCTGTCGTGGCGGTCGGTCATCGGTGTACGGATCCAGCCCGGTGCGACCGCGTTGACGCGGATGCCGTGCCGGCCGACCTCGGTCGCGAGGGTCTTCGTCAGCTGGACGACCGCCGCCTTGGCCGCTCCGTAGCAGAGCAGTCCGGGGCCGCCGGTGTCGACGGCGCCCGAGGCCATGGTGACGATGCTGCCCCGGGTGCCGCGGGCGATCATCAGGCGGGCCGTCTCATGGCAGGCGTACAGCACTCCCTTGAAGTTCACGTCCAGCACCCGGTCGAGGTCCTCGTCCCGGGTCTCCAGTACGGGGCTGCTGTGCATGATGCCGGCGATCGCGGCCAGGACCTCCAGGCGTTCGCAGGAGGTGATGGCCTGCCGCAGCCGGGAGCGGTCGGTGACGTCGAGGACGTGCGTGCGGGCGGTGCCGCCGGCGGCCTTGATCAGGGTCGCCGTCTCGTGCAGGCCCTCGGCGTCGCGGTCCGCGCAGTGCACGGTCGCGCCCGCCTC
This genomic stretch from Streptomyces sp. Go-475 harbors:
- a CDS encoding SDR family NAD(P)-dependent oxidoreductase; translated protein: MPVTAYDLTGRTAFVTGAASGIGRASALLLAEAGATVHCADRDAEGLHETATLIKAAGGTARTHVLDVTDRSRLRQAITSCERLEVLAAIAGIMHSSPVLETRDEDLDRVLDVNFKGVLYACHETARLMIARGTRGSIVTMASGAVDTGGPGLLCYGAAKAAVVQLTKTLATEVGRHGIRVNAVAPGWIRTPMTDRHDSEAQTRTESVMARMSPLGRVGEPEDIAHAVLHLASDASAFTTGQILRPNGGVAMPW
- a CDS encoding DNA starvation/stationary phase protection protein, with translation MYVVKSPLSDASLKTVSEALQGALVDLVDLALVAKQIHWNVVGPRFRSVHLQLDEVVDTARKHSDTVAERAAALGIPPDGRAATVAVGSGIGVTPEGWVDDTTAVGTLVEALGAVIARMRERVEATGEPDPVSQDIFIGITADLEKHHWMFQAENG